From a single Brassica napus cultivar Da-Ae chromosome C9, Da-Ae, whole genome shotgun sequence genomic region:
- the LOC106407843 gene encoding mitogen-activated protein kinase kinase kinase 18-like — MEEQNWIRGPTIGRGSTATVSLAITNSGELFAVKSAELSSSAVLQREQSGLSKLSSPYVVKYIGSSVTTENGKPMYNLLMEYVSGGSIHDLIKRSGGKLPEPEIRSYTRQILKGLMYLHDQGIVHCDLKSQNVMVGEDTAKIADLGCSKMAGNGSLEFSGTPAFMSPEVARGEEQSFPADVWALGCMVIEMATGLSPWPELNDVVGAIYKIGFTGESPEIPECLSEKGKDFLRNCLRRDPKQRWAVEELLQHPFLDVEDKSQILSRCCLNSSSPSTVLDQGFWDSCETSRSPLIQDPFANSYDLWDSSAADRINKLVGDENSGEPEWLTADDGWIEVRGNEEGKRNEDEEEDENCVEATSSEEDEDGGFENWILDQEDSLFLEYSSTENNVFYFYPSNLFEEDNIILYYDHLEYGFVQKDDDVLENNNKNHFFSHVTVLQVLVSFYQNRQRCDNHT; from the coding sequence ATGGAGGAACAAAACTGGATAAGAGGACCAACCATAGGCCGAGGCTCAACCGCCACTGTCTCGCTAGCAATCACGAACTCAGGTGAACTCTTCGCCGTCAAATCCGCTGAGCTTTCTTCATCGGCGGTTTTGCAGAGAGAACAATCGGGTTTGTCGAAATTGAGCTCTCCTTACGTAGTCAAGTACATTGGGTCTAGTGTGACGACGGAGAACGGCAAACCGATGTACAATCTCCTCATGGAATATGTTTCCGGCGGGAGTATTCACGATTTGATCAAAAGATCCGGCGGGAAGTTGCCGGAGCCGGAGATTAGATCCTACACGCGTCAGATATTGAAAGGTTTGATGTATCTTCACGACCAAGGAATCGTTCACTGCGATTTGAAGAGCCAGAATGTTATGGTCGGAGAGGACACCGCGAAGATAGCCGATCTGGGATGTTCTAAAATGGCGGGAAACGGGAGTTTAGAATTTTCCGGTACACCGGCGTTTATGTCACCGGAGGTGGCGCGTGGTGAAGAACAGAGTTTTCCGGCTGATGTGTGGGCTTTGGGGTGTATGGTGATAGAGATGGCTACAGGTTTAAGTCCTTGGCCGGAGCTAAACGACGTCGTGGGTGCGATTTACAAGATTGGTTTCACCGGCGAGTCGCCGGAGATTCCAGAGTGTTTGTCGGAGAAAGGCAAAGACTTTTTGAGGAATTGTCTGAGAAGAGATCCGAAACAGAGATGGGCTGTTGAAGAATTGCTTCAACACCCGTTTCTTGATGTGGAAGACAAATCTCAAATTTTGTCTCGTTGCTGTCTGAATTCTTCTTCTCCTAGTACTGTGTTGGATCAAGGTTTCTGGGATTCATGTGAAACCTCGAGAAGTCCATTAATTCAAGACCCATTTGCAAATTCTTATGATTTATGGGATTCTTCAGCTGCTGATCGGATCAATAAACTCGTCGGAGATGAGAATTCCGGCGAGCCGGAGTGGTTAACGGCGGATGATGGTTGGATTGAAGTTAGAGGCAACGAGGAGGGGAAACGTAACGAAGACGAAGAGGAAGATGAGAATTGCGTTGAAGCGACGTCATCGGAGGAAGACGAAGATGGAGGATTTGAGAATTGgatcttggatcaagaagacaGCTTGTTCTTGGAATATTCTTCCACTGAGAATaacgttttttatttttaccctAGTAACCTCTTTGAAGAGGATAATATTATTCTATACTATGATCATCTTGAATATGGTTTTGTACAAAAAGATGATGACGTtcttgaaaataataataagaatcatTTCTTTAGCCACGTTACAGTTTTACAAGTTCTAGTTTCCTTTTATCAGAATCGACAACGTTGTGACAATCACACCTAA
- the LOC106411033 gene encoding dihydrolipoyllysine-residue succinyltransferase component of 2-oxoglutarate dehydrogenase complex 1, mitochondrial-like: protein MMLRAVIRRASSRGSSASSGLAKSMKSSRVAASSQSFHSLSATETLVPRGSHARSYFHHRSCPGCSECSRTLLTSFQGTTLQKWVRPFSSDSGDVVEAVVPHMGESITDGTLANFLKQPGDRVEADEAIAQIETDKVTIDIASPASGVIQEFLVKEGDTVEPGNKVAIISKSADAVSHVAPSEKIPEKAAPKPSPAEEPKVESTKVAEKPKASSPPPPPTKQSAKEPQLPPKDRERRVPMTRLRKRVATRLKDSQNTFALLTTFNEIDMTNLMKLRSQYKDAFFEKHGVKLGLMSGFIKAAVSALQAQPVVNAVIDGDDIIYRDYIDISIAVGTSKGLVVPVIRGADQMNFADIEKTINSLAKKANEGTISIDEMAGGSFTVSNGGVYGSLISTPIINPPQSAILGMHSIVQRPMVVGGSVVPRPMMYVALTYDHRLIDGREAVYFLRRIKDVVEDPQRLLLDI, encoded by the exons ATGATGTTGCGTGCTGTCATAAGGAGAGCTTCCAGTAGAGGCTCTTCTGCTTCTTCG gGATTGGCGAAATCAATGAAATCTTCTCGTGTTGCAGCATCTTCACAAAGCTTTCATTCTCTTTCAGCAACAGAG aCTCTTGTGCCTCGTGGAAGCCATGCTCGTAGCTACTTCCATCATCGTTCTTGTCCAG GGTGTTCAGAGTGCTCGAG GACTCTTCTTACCAGCTTCCAAGGCACAACCCTGCAAAAATGGGTCAGGCCTTTCTCATCTGATAGTG GAGATGTCGTTGAAGCTGTTGTGCCTCACATGGGTGAATCAATCACCGATGGAACCCTAGCCAACTTTCTCAAGc AACCTGGTGACAGAGTAGAGGCTGATGAGGCTATTGCACAAATTGAAACTGACAAG GTGACAATAGATATTGCTAGCCCAGCAAGTGGTGTGATCCAAGAG TTTCTCGTCAAGGAAGGAGATACTGTAGAACCGGGAAATAAGGTAGCTATTATTTCAAAGTCTGCAGATGCTGTGTCTCACGTGGCACCCTCTGAAAAGATACCAGAGAAAGCTGCTCCCAAGCCTTCTCCTGCTGAGGAACCCAAGGTTGAAAGTACTAAAGTTGCGGAGAAACCCAAGGCATCATCACCGCCACCACCGCCGACTAAACAGTCAGCGAAAGAACCGCAGCTTCCTCCAAAGGATAGGGAAAGACGG GTTCCTATGACAAGACTCCGCAAACGTGTGGCAACTAGGCTGAAAGACTCTCAAAACACTTTTGCGTTGCTTACAACATTCAATGAAATTGATAT GACCAATCTGATGAAGCTCCGATCTCAATACAAGGATGCATTTTTTGAAAAGCACGGAGTGAAGTTGGGGCTTATGTCTGGTTTCATTAAA GCTGCTGTTAGTGCCCTCCAGGCCCAACCAGTAGTAAATGCAGTTATCGATGGAGATGATATCATTTACAGAGACTACATAGATATCAGTATTGCTGTTGGTACCTCTAAG GGTCTTGTGGTTCCAGTAATCAGAGGTGCTGACCAGATGAACTTTGCGGACATTGAGAAAACGATAAACTCTCTTGCTAAGAAGGCTAATGAAGGAACCATTTCAATCGACGAGATGGCAGGAGGATCATTCACTGTATCTAATGGTGGTGTCTATGGAAGTCTCATAAGCACTCCTATCATCAACCCTCCTCAG TCTGCTATACTTGGAATGCATTCAATCGTGCAACGTCCAATGGTTGTGGGAGGAAGCGTAGTACCAAGGCCAATGATGTATGTCGCACTGACGTATGATCATAGGCTTATTGATGGAAGAGAGGCTGTGTATTTCTTGCGCCGTATCAAGGATGTTGTGGAAGATCCTCAGAGGCTTCTTCTCGATATATGA
- the LOC106353596 gene encoding putative nuclease HARBI1 — protein MASSSHNKFEDSTYEAFDQYFDHQFDEAFENLCNTFGDQTEEKKTRKKRVFIERNREEGHLRLWNDYFSDAPTYPKNLFRRRFRMNKPLFIHIVDRLSNEVQFFRQKKDGLGRLGLSTLQKCTAAIRVLAYGSALDAVDEYLRLGATTTRLCVENFVEAIIDLFGDQYLRRPTQDDLQRLLHIGELRGFPGMIGSIDCMHWEWKNCPTAWKGQYSRGSGKPTIFLEAVASYDLWIWHAFFGPPGTLNDINVLDRSPVFDDIINGQAQQVNFTANGRDYHLAYYLTDGIYPKWATFIQSIPIPQGPKEVLFAQRQEAARKDVERAFGVLQARFAIVKNPALCWDKVKIGKIMRACIILHNMIVENERDDYTQYDVSDFQQGEGSGSSHVDLTYSTDIPTNIANQMGVRTRIRDRQAHQQLKGDFVEHIWRKFGRDQDTN, from the coding sequence ATGGCATCTTCCTCTCATAACAAGTTCGAAGACTCTACTTATGAAGCGttcgatcaatattttgatcatcaATTCGATGAAGCATTTGAGAATTTGTGCAATACTTTTGGTGATCAAACAGAAGAaaagaagacaagaaaaaaaagagtttttatcgaaagaaaccgTGAAGAAGGTCATCTCCgattatggaatgattattttagtGACGCTCCAACGTATCCAAAAAACCTATTCCGGCGACGATTTCGTATGAACAAACCATTGTTTATACATATTGTTGATCGTCTCTCAAATGAAGTTCAATTCTTTCGTCAGAAGAAGGACGGTCTCGGAAGGCTTGGTCTCTCTACACTTCAGAAGTGTACGGCAGCTATTCGTGTGTTGGCATATGGCTCTGCCCTTgatgcggtcgacgaatacctcagGCTCGGTGCAACCACTACTCGGTTATGTGTGGAAAATTTTGTGGAAGCAATAATAGATTTGTTCGGAGAtcagtacctaagaagaccaacacaagatgatcttcaacgtctacttcatATTGGAGAGCTTCGTGggtttcccgggatgataggaagcatcgattgtatgcattgggagtggaagaattgtcccaccgcttggaaagggcaatattctcgtggttctGGAAAACCGACTATCTTTTTAGAAgcggttgcttcatatgatctttggatatggcatgcgttttttggacctccaggtaccttaaatgatatcaatgttcttgatcgctcacctgtttttgatgacataataaatggtCAAGCTCAGCAAGTGAATTTCACGGCCAACGGAAGAGATtatcatttggcttactatctcaccgatggcatttatccgaaatgggcaacttttatccaatctattccaattCCACAAGGGCCTAAAGaagttttatttgctcaacgtcaagaagctgcccgaaaagatgtcgaacgtgctttcggagtcttgcaagctcgatttgcaaTTGTTAAAAATCCGGCACTTTGttgggataaagtcaagattggaaagattatgagagcatgtatcatactccataatatgatagtagaaaatGAACGAGATGACTACACTCAATACGATGTTTCTGATTTTCAACAAGGAGAAGGAagcggaagttcacatgtcgatctcacaTATTCAACAGAtatccctacaaatatcgccaatcagatgggtgttcgaacaagaattcgtgatagacaagcacatcaacaactgaaaggtGATTTCGTTGAACATATTtggcgtaaatttggacgtgatcaAGATACCAACTGA
- the LOC106407145 gene encoding putative lipid-transfer protein DIR1, whose translation MGKNNTKILITALVMVVTAAVMIEEATSIPICGVNTNDLKKCSPAVTGNNPPPPTPQCCKVAKAANLECLCPYFTRSGLDPAKIKALGTNCGITKNPSCLP comes from the coding sequence atgGGTAAGAACAATACCAAAATCCTCATCACAGCTCTTGTGATGGTTGTAACCGCCGCGGTGATGATTGAAGAAGCTACGAGCATTCCCATATGTGGCGTCAACACAAACGACTTGAAGAAATGTAGTCCAGCTGTCACTGGAAACAACCCACCACCTCCCACTCCCCAATGCTGCAAGGTCGCCAAAGCCGCTAATCTTGAATGTCTCTGCCCGTACTTCACCAGGTCCGGGCTTGACCCGGCAAAAATCAAGGCTCTAGGGACCAATTGTGGCATTACTAAAAATCCCTCCTGTTTGCCATG